The sequence CCGAGCCGCTACCAGCAGGCGCACCTCGCTGGCTTCAGCCTTCATCAGCTGACCGGGCGCAAACCGTTGCTGGATCGCCTGCTCGTCGTCCCGGCGCTGCGTCAGGACGGGTCCGAGATCGACATCCGCATGTGGGTCAGTGCAACCCCCCTCCCGCGTGGCGGCTCGATCTTCGTCGCCGACCTGCAGGCCCTGTGACTCCTACGGCATACTCGGCGCCGGACTGAAGATCCGATCGAGTCTTCGATCCCCCGCCCCCGTAGCTCAGCTGGATAGAGCAAGAGCCTTCTAATCTCTAGGTCGCAGGTTCGAATCCTGCCGGGGGTGCCCAGCCACCGACGGGCCGCCTCCGGGCGGTCCCGCTCGACCAGCCACAATGCGCCCATGTCCTTCTCGTTCTTCACCGCCGACTCCTCGACCGGGTCCGAGGTCCTCACCCCGACCGACGCGGCACGCAGCCTGTGGAGCAGCAACCAGATGCATGGGGTGGCGCTGAGCGGTGCGATGTCCCGGGCCATCGAGCTGTCGGTGACCCGGACGGACCTCCGACCCGCCCGCTACACCCTCGACATGTTCCGGCCGGCGACCATGGACCCGTTCACGATCGAGACCACGCTCGTGCGCGAGGGCAAGCGCCTGTGTCTCGTCGACGCCCGCCTCATCCAGGGTGGTGAGGCGAAGGCACGGGCCAGCACGATCCTGCTGGCGCCGAGCGAAGACCCCGACGGCGACGTATGGCGCCCGGTTGACGACCCCACGCCACCCGAGTCGGTCCCCGAGCTGACCGAGCCCACCGTGCCGTGGTTCGCCAGCGACGCACCCTGGTCCCAGGACTTCGCCGACCACCAGAACGCCGGGCGCAAGCAGACGTGGCAGTACGCCGTCCCGATTGTCGCCGACGAGGTGGCCTCGCCCTTCCAGGCGGTGGCGAGCATCGCGGACGCGACGACCATGGCCTGCAACTGGGGCACCAAGGGCGTGCAGTACATCAACACGGACATCACCCTCACGCTCGCCCGGCTCCCCCGCACCGGGGAGGTCGGGCTGCGCGGAGAGCGCTGGACGAGCAGCGACGGGATCGCGGTGGGGGTCGCCACGGTCTTCGACCGTGACGGGGTCATCGGCCAGACGATGATCACCTCTCTGAGCAACGCCCGGCGCACGGTCGACTTCCACGAGCACGACTTCAACGACGACGGAAGCCGCACGAGCCGGGCCTGAGCCCGGCGCGCCTCTCACCGTCGCTCACGCCCAGCGACTAGACACGTCGTGGACCCGGCGACGTATGAGACCGGCGGGCCCGAAATAGGTGAAACCCCGGCAAGTATGAGTTGCCGGGGTTTCGGGTGTCTTCAGGACCGGGGTCCTTCCGACAACTCGTTTCTACGCCCGTCTCGTCGCGCCGCACAAGGGGTCCTCATGGGTAACTTCCGCCCGCGCGGCGAGTCGCTCGCGACACGCCGTTGAGGGGTCACCCAGCGTCGTACGCCTCGGAGACATAGGCGTCGATCTCGCCGAGGATCCGCGACTGCACGTCCGGCGGCGCGAACGATGCCCGCACGGCGCCTCGCGCGAGGTCTGCCACTCCCTCGGTCGACAGCGAGAGCAGATCGGCCGCGATCGCGTATTCCGCGTTCAGGGTCGTGCCGAACATCGGCGGATCGTCGGAGTTGATCGTGACCGGCACCCCGGCCCGCACGAACTCGACCAGCGGGTGGTCGGACAGGGTCGCGATCGCGCGGGTGGCGATGTTGGACGAGGGACAGACCTCGAGGGTGATCTGTTCGGCCGCCAGGTGGGCCAGCAGCTCCGGGTCCGCGGCCGACGAAGTCCCGTGCCCGATCCTGACGGCGCCCAGGTGGCGGATCGCGTCCCAGACAGTCTCCGGCCCGGTCGTCTCGCCGGCGTGCGGGACCGCGTGCAGCCCGGCGGCCCGGGCGGCGTCGAAGTGGGGCTGGAACTGGGGTCTGGGGACGCCGATCTCCGGACCGCCGAGCCCGAAGCCGACCAGGGCCTCGGGCGCGTGGTCGAGCGCATAGGTCAGGGTTGCGTCGGCTGCGGGGATCCCCGATTCGCCGGGGATGTCGTAGATCCACCGCAGGACCAGGCCGAAGTCCCTCTCCGCGGCGACCCGGGCATCCTCGAGCGCCTCGGTGTAGGCCTCGATCGGCATGCCGAGGTCGTCCCGGTCGGGCCGGACCGAGGTGTAGGGCGTGCAGGTGAGCTCGGCATAGCGCAGGCTCTGCGACGTGGCCATCTCGCGCGCCACCTCGTAGGTCAGCATGCGCACGTCGTCGGGGGTGCGAACCAGGTCGACCACGGCGAGATAGACCTCGATGAAGTGCGCGAAGTCGCGGAACTCGAAGAACTCCCTCAGCTCGTCGAGGTCGGCCGGAACCGTCCCCGGGTGCCGCGCTGCCAGCTCGGAGACGATCCGGGGGGAGGCCGAGCCGACGTGGTGGACGTGCAGCTCCGCCTTGGGCAGGCCGGCGATGAAGTCACCCAGGCTGCTCACTCCAGGGCCGCCGGGAGCTGGTCCTGCTCGATGGCCTGGCCGTCGACGAGGACCGTGGGGGTGCCCTGGATGCCTTCGGAGGACGCAGCCTTGACCCCGTTCGCGACCCAGTCCGCGAAGGCCAGGTCCTCGATGCCGTCGGCGACTGCCGACTCCTCCGCGCCGGCCTCGACGGCCTTCTCGATCAGCCACGCGTCGTCTGGATAGTCAGCATCGTCGGCTGACTGCTCCTCGTAGTCCTCGGGCGGCTGCTCGGCATACAGGATGTCGTGGAACTCCTTTGCCACCTCGGGACCCGCGGCGTCGAGCACGACGGCGAACGCGTTCGCGCTGCGCTCGGAATAGTCGCCGAAGCGGTCGAGGAAGTTGAGCACGCGGTACTCCACGGTGGCAGTGCCGTCCTCGACAGCGGTCTCGAGCGTCCCGTCGAAGGCTTCCTCGAAGGACCTGCACGCCGGGCAGATGAAGTCCTCATAGATCACGACCTCGCGCTCGGCGTTCGCCTCGCCGACCTTGAGGCCGTAGGAGGAGGTGGCACCGTCGGGGACCGCGGCCGTCTCGTCGATCTCGAAGCTGTTGCTCACCCACCACACGGCGAGCCCGACGACCAGCGCCAGGGCGAGCCCGACGCCGCCGTAGGTGAGCCGGCGGCGCTGCTTCTCCTTGCGCAACCGCTCGGCGCGCTCGGCCTTGGCCCGAGCGGCCCGCTCAGCCCTCTTCTCGCGATTGCTCTTGGCCATTCCAGTCCTCTCCATGGCCCTGTGTGGGCCCATCAGCTCCCGCCCGTG comes from Nocardioides piscis and encodes:
- a CDS encoding DsbA family protein, whose translation is MAKSNREKRAERAARAKAERAERLRKEKQRRRLTYGGVGLALALVVGLAVWWVSNSFEIDETAAVPDGATSSYGLKVGEANAEREVVIYEDFICPACRSFEEAFDGTLETAVEDGTATVEYRVLNFLDRFGDYSERSANAFAVVLDAAGPEVAKEFHDILYAEQPPEDYEEQSADDADYPDDAWLIEKAVEAGAEESAVADGIEDLAFADWVANGVKAASSEGIQGTPTVLVDGQAIEQDQLPAALE
- a CDS encoding thioesterase family protein; translated protein: MSFSFFTADSSTGSEVLTPTDAARSLWSSNQMHGVALSGAMSRAIELSVTRTDLRPARYTLDMFRPATMDPFTIETTLVREGKRLCLVDARLIQGGEAKARASTILLAPSEDPDGDVWRPVDDPTPPESVPELTEPTVPWFASDAPWSQDFADHQNAGRKQTWQYAVPIVADEVASPFQAVASIADATTMACNWGTKGVQYINTDITLTLARLPRTGEVGLRGERWTSSDGIAVGVATVFDRDGVIGQTMITSLSNARRTVDFHEHDFNDDGSRTSRA
- a CDS encoding adenosine deaminase; translation: MSSLGDFIAGLPKAELHVHHVGSASPRIVSELAARHPGTVPADLDELREFFEFRDFAHFIEVYLAVVDLVRTPDDVRMLTYEVAREMATSQSLRYAELTCTPYTSVRPDRDDLGMPIEAYTEALEDARVAAERDFGLVLRWIYDIPGESGIPAADATLTYALDHAPEALVGFGLGGPEIGVPRPQFQPHFDAARAAGLHAVPHAGETTGPETVWDAIRHLGAVRIGHGTSSAADPELLAHLAAEQITLEVCPSSNIATRAIATLSDHPLVEFVRAGVPVTINSDDPPMFGTTLNAEYAIAADLLSLSTEGVADLARGAVRASFAPPDVQSRILGEIDAYVSEAYDAG